The Haloplanus salinarum genome includes a region encoding these proteins:
- a CDS encoding pantoate kinase, translating into MSEQSRGADATAFVPGHVTGFFSPYPDDDPERAGSRGAGVTLSDGVRVTVQPADDAPRITLDGEDCPMAAVETVLSALDVADRARVIAEGDLPLGTGFGVSGAMALGTALAANRAFGCERSTNALVTLAHRAEVVAGTGLGDVVAQARGGVPIRLDPGAPAHGRLDAVPERARVEYLTLGDLSTAAVLAGDTDRLVTAGEAALSRLVDRPTLSTLLDESRRFADETGLVTDRLAEVLSAVDDAGGRASMAMLGETVFALGSGLSDAGYDATVCRTYDAGAHLADD; encoded by the coding sequence ATGAGCGAACAGTCGCGGGGGGCCGACGCGACGGCGTTCGTCCCCGGTCACGTCACCGGCTTCTTCAGCCCGTATCCGGACGACGACCCCGAACGGGCGGGGTCGCGCGGGGCGGGGGTGACCCTCTCGGACGGCGTCCGCGTGACGGTGCAGCCGGCCGACGACGCGCCGCGGATCACCCTCGACGGCGAGGACTGTCCGATGGCGGCCGTGGAGACGGTGCTCTCGGCGCTCGACGTCGCCGACCGGGCGCGGGTTATCGCGGAGGGCGACCTCCCGCTCGGGACGGGGTTCGGCGTCTCGGGGGCGATGGCCCTCGGGACGGCGCTCGCGGCCAACCGCGCCTTCGGGTGCGAGCGGTCGACGAACGCCCTCGTGACCCTCGCCCACCGGGCGGAGGTGGTCGCGGGGACCGGCCTCGGCGACGTGGTTGCACAGGCCCGCGGCGGGGTGCCGATCCGTCTCGACCCCGGCGCGCCCGCGCACGGTCGACTCGACGCCGTCCCGGAGCGGGCGCGCGTGGAGTACCTCACGCTGGGTGACCTCTCGACGGCGGCGGTCCTCGCCGGCGACACCGACCGGCTGGTGACCGCGGGCGAGGCGGCCCTCTCGCGGCTGGTGGATCGGCCGACCCTGTCGACGCTGCTCGACGAATCGCGGCGCTTCGCCGACGAGACGGGGCTGGTGACCGACCGACTCGCAGAGGTCCTCTCGGCCGTCGACGACGCCGGCGGGCGGGCTTCCATGGCGATGCTCGGGGAGACGGTGTTCGCACTCGGGTCGGGGCTCTCCGACGCGGGCTACGACGCGACGGTCTGTCGGACCTACGACGCGGGTGCGCACCTCGCCGACGACTGA
- a CDS encoding 4-phosphopantoate--beta-alanine ligase — translation MVEAEIPADHPRHDSLVTRHRVEAGVEKGITSRQGLIAQGRGEAFDYLLGERTIPSADAAARAAAAHLLLADHPVVAVNGNAAALVPAELVDLADAVGADLEVNLFNRTDERIRAIADHLREHGAREVKGMAADARIPNLAHERAKVDADGIADADVVLVPLEDGDRAAALADLGKVELVIDLNPLSRSAQVADVPIVDNILRAVPRITAHARDLADADRAELERLVAEFDPDATLAAAERAIRGGDLDYSSG, via the coding sequence ATGGTCGAGGCCGAGATTCCGGCGGATCACCCCCGTCACGACTCGCTGGTGACCCGCCACCGCGTCGAGGCGGGCGTCGAGAAGGGCATCACCAGCCGGCAGGGCCTCATCGCACAGGGTCGTGGCGAGGCCTTCGACTACCTGCTCGGCGAGCGGACCATCCCCTCGGCGGACGCGGCGGCGCGGGCGGCTGCTGCCCACCTCCTGCTCGCCGATCATCCCGTCGTCGCCGTGAACGGCAACGCGGCGGCGCTCGTCCCCGCGGAACTGGTCGACCTCGCCGACGCCGTCGGGGCCGACCTGGAGGTGAACCTGTTCAACCGGACGGACGAGCGGATACGGGCCATCGCCGACCACCTCCGCGAGCACGGCGCACGCGAGGTGAAGGGGATGGCCGCCGACGCCCGCATCCCGAACCTGGCCCACGAGCGCGCGAAAGTCGACGCGGACGGTATCGCCGACGCCGACGTCGTGTTGGTGCCGCTGGAGGACGGCGACCGCGCCGCGGCCCTCGCCGACCTCGGGAAGGTCGAACTCGTGATCGATCTGAACCCGCTGTCGCGGTCGGCGCAGGTCGCGGACGTCCCGATCGTCGACAACATCCTGCGTGCGGTCCCGCGGATCACGGCACACGCCCGCGACCTGGCCGACGCCGACCGGGCCGAACTGGAACGGCTCGTCGCGGAGTTCGACCCGGACGCGACGCTCGCCGCCGCCGAGCGCGCCATCCGGGGCGGCGACTTGGACTATAGTAGCGGTTGA
- a CDS encoding molybdopterin-dependent oxidoreductase produces MVSVPGELAPPPRIVDWSLFAAVGVAVATGVTSFWLGHPSDAAVFWIHAVAGLSLLPLLAAKFRRVAGRVRDRRAWDRATPLSVCLAAVAVAAGATGVGWALGVTAPLGVWTLLNLHILFGLLVGPLLLVHLRSRFRPLRGRDVRDRRVALQYAALVAAGGATAWILRRLAALLETPAASRRFTGSRELDAGSDLPVTSWVVDDPAPVEPAAWTLTVDGRVARPLALGVDDLQPATERRALLDCTSGWYAERDWRGLDLGTLVDAAEPTADAAWVTVHSVTGYRWSLPLPEAREALLATHLSGERLDHGHGYPLRLVAPDRRGFQWVKWIERVEVRRRPDPRQWLAVFVSGFYSSG; encoded by the coding sequence ATGGTGTCGGTCCCCGGCGAACTCGCTCCACCCCCGCGGATCGTCGACTGGTCGCTGTTCGCCGCCGTCGGCGTCGCCGTCGCGACCGGCGTCACGAGCTTCTGGCTCGGCCACCCGTCGGACGCCGCCGTCTTCTGGATCCACGCCGTCGCCGGGCTGTCGCTCCTCCCGCTCCTCGCCGCGAAGTTCCGCCGGGTCGCCGGCCGCGTCCGCGACCGGCGGGCCTGGGACCGCGCCACGCCACTCTCCGTCTGTCTCGCGGCCGTCGCCGTGGCCGCCGGCGCGACGGGCGTCGGGTGGGCCCTGGGCGTCACCGCGCCGCTCGGTGTCTGGACGCTCCTCAACCTCCACATCCTGTTCGGCCTGCTTGTCGGACCTCTCCTGTTGGTGCACCTGCGGTCGCGCTTTCGCCCGCTCCGGGGCCGGGACGTCCGGGACCGCCGGGTCGCGCTCCAGTACGCGGCGCTTGTGGCCGCCGGCGGCGCGACGGCGTGGATTCTGCGACGGCTCGCGGCCCTGCTGGAAACGCCCGCCGCGTCCCGGCGGTTCACCGGGTCGCGCGAACTCGACGCCGGGAGCGACCTCCCGGTCACGAGCTGGGTGGTGGACGACCCGGCGCCCGTCGAGCCGGCGGCGTGGACGCTGACCGTCGACGGACGGGTCGCCCGCCCGCTGGCACTCGGCGTCGACGACCTGCAACCTGCCACGGAACGGCGGGCGCTCCTCGACTGTACGAGCGGGTGGTACGCCGAGCGCGACTGGCGGGGGCTCGACCTCGGCACGCTCGTCGACGCCGCGGAGCCGACGGCCGACGCCGCGTGGGTGACGGTCCACTCGGTGACGGGCTACCGGTGGAGCCTCCCGCTGCCGGAGGCCCGGGAGGCCCTGCTGGCGACGCATCTCTCCGGCGAACGGCTCGACCACGGCCACGGCTACCCGCTCCGTCTCGTCGCCCCGGATCGCCGCGGCTTCCAGTGGGTGAAGTGGATCGAACGGGTGGAGGTCCGTCGACGGCCCGATCCGCGCCAGTGGCTCGCCGTCTTCGTCAGCGGGTTCTATAGTAGCGGTTGA
- a CDS encoding pyridoxal phosphate-dependent aminotransferase translates to MTLGPTDRVRAVERSSIRYMFDIAEEMDDDLVRLEVGIPDFETPEHVVDAACTAARDGHTSYTTNAGNPELRAAIADHMADDYGVQVAPDEVIVTAGGMEALHLAALCTVSPGEEVVFPTPGFPNYWVQVRMADGVPTPVPMPADDGFALDADRLVDAIGPDTALVILCSPNNPTGRTYDADAVNAVVDAAAEHDAYVVADEVYLGLSYGRDPQGVAAMTGHPENVLTVNSCSKRYAMTGWRVGWLAGTTDIVDQATKIHESTTSCASSVSQHAALAALTGPQDAAADMYDAFRERRDYVVDRVATIDGLTCPRPEGAFYAFLDPDLPGTSLEMAEHLLREYGVVLAPGDGFGEAGDGHVRLSFANSLDRLETGLDRLERAIDDAR, encoded by the coding sequence ATGACACTCGGACCCACCGACCGCGTCCGTGCCGTCGAGCGTTCCAGCATCCGCTACATGTTCGACATCGCCGAGGAGATGGACGACGACCTCGTGCGACTGGAGGTCGGCATTCCCGACTTCGAGACGCCCGAACACGTCGTCGACGCCGCCTGCACGGCCGCGCGGGACGGCCACACGAGCTACACCACCAACGCCGGCAACCCGGAGCTCAGAGCGGCCATCGCCGACCACATGGCCGACGACTACGGCGTCCAAGTCGCCCCCGACGAGGTGATCGTCACCGCGGGCGGGATGGAGGCGCTGCACCTCGCCGCCCTCTGTACCGTCTCGCCCGGTGAGGAGGTCGTCTTCCCGACGCCCGGATTCCCCAACTACTGGGTTCAGGTTCGGATGGCCGACGGCGTCCCCACGCCGGTCCCGATGCCCGCCGACGACGGGTTCGCCCTCGACGCCGACCGCCTCGTCGACGCCATCGGCCCCGACACGGCGCTCGTGATCCTCTGTTCGCCCAACAACCCCACGGGACGGACGTACGACGCCGACGCCGTCAACGCCGTCGTCGACGCCGCCGCCGAGCACGACGCCTACGTCGTCGCCGACGAGGTGTACCTCGGCCTCTCCTACGGGCGCGACCCCCAGGGTGTCGCCGCCATGACCGGCCACCCCGAGAACGTCCTCACGGTCAACTCCTGTTCGAAGCGCTACGCCATGACCGGGTGGCGGGTGGGGTGGCTCGCGGGGACGACCGACATCGTCGATCAGGCGACGAAGATCCACGAGTCGACCACCTCCTGTGCGTCGAGCGTGAGCCAGCACGCCGCCCTCGCGGCCCTGACCGGGCCCCAGGACGCCGCCGCCGACATGTACGACGCCTTCCGCGAGCGCCGCGACTACGTCGTCGACCGGGTCGCGACCATCGACGGCCTGACCTGTCCCCGACCGGAGGGCGCGTTCTACGCCTTCCTCGATCCGGACCTGCCGGGGACGAGCCTGGAGATGGCGGAGCACCTGCTCCGGGAGTACGGCGTCGTCCTCGCGCCCGGCGACGGGTTCGGCGAGGCGGGCGACGGCCACGTCCGCCTGAGCTTCGCCAACAGCCTCGACCGTCTGGAGACGGGACTCGATCGGCTCGAACGCGCCATCGACGACGCCCGGTAG
- a CDS encoding class I SAM-dependent methyltransferase, whose product MASRPHFFGVYHWRERLPRIAAAAVLLWAAVVAYRRGGRTLRAVAVGVAAGALYRGGDAARRLCSPAPWALDRAKYDALGSILSLEDADRVLDVGCGSGRSIVGLAPSLPDGTTVVGLDPFDDRVILGNGPALARHNGALAGVDVSPVAGDAARLPLADGSVDAVTACRVLHDVPEERRAAAFAELRRVCADDGVVGLLELPITPDGVDDHVAYWRGCLEDAGLTVERVATVERPTREGTYVAVAATPA is encoded by the coding sequence ATGGCATCCCGACCGCACTTCTTCGGCGTCTACCACTGGCGCGAACGCCTCCCCCGAATCGCCGCCGCGGCGGTTCTCCTCTGGGCCGCCGTCGTCGCCTACCGGCGCGGGGGGCGGACGCTCCGGGCCGTCGCCGTCGGCGTCGCGGCGGGCGCGCTCTACCGCGGCGGCGACGCCGCCCGCCGCCTCTGTTCGCCGGCCCCGTGGGCGCTCGACCGCGCCAAGTACGACGCGCTGGGGTCGATCCTGTCGCTCGAGGACGCCGACCGCGTCCTCGACGTGGGGTGTGGCTCCGGGCGGTCGATCGTCGGCCTCGCGCCATCCCTCCCCGACGGCACGACGGTGGTCGGCCTCGACCCCTTCGACGACCGGGTGATCCTCGGCAACGGCCCGGCGCTGGCGCGACACAACGGGGCGCTCGCGGGCGTCGACGTGTCGCCGGTCGCGGGCGACGCCGCCCGCCTGCCCCTCGCGGACGGGTCGGTCGACGCCGTCACCGCCTGTCGGGTCCTCCACGACGTCCCCGAGGAGCGGCGGGCGGCGGCGTTCGCGGAACTCCGACGGGTGTGTGCCGACGACGGCGTCGTCGGCCTGCTGGAACTGCCGATCACGCCCGACGGCGTCGACGACCACGTGGCGTACTGGCGGGGGTGTCTCGAGGACGCGGGGCTGACCGTCGAACGCGTGGCGACCGTCGAACGGCCGACGCGGGAAGGGACGTACGTCGCCGTCGCGGCGACGCCGGCGTGA
- a CDS encoding FimD/PapC N-terminal domain-containing protein, with amino-acid sequence MIVVGYPAVDNPEDPGEYEVEVRLNGERTATGTVTIE; translated from the coding sequence GTGATCGTCGTCGGCTATCCCGCCGTCGACAACCCCGAGGACCCCGGCGAGTACGAGGTCGAGGTACGACTGAACGGCGAGCGGACCGCCACCGGGACGGTCACCATCGAGTAG
- the metG gene encoding methionine--tRNA ligase encodes MSHEEFPTDRPAVVTCGLPYANGDLHIGHLRTYVGGDVYARALRKLGQETAFVSGSDMHGTPVAVNAEEAGVSPEEFALEWHETYAETFPKFGVEFDNYGHTHDETNVELTTEIVRALADNGHVYEKEIMVAYDPAEEQSLPDRYVEGTCPYCGERARGDECDEGCGRHLEPGEIEDPESTITGNPAEYREQTHKFFRVSAFQDYLAEFIDRLEGTANAKNQPREWIEGELRDWCITRDMDWGIDYPEGEEPRSSENRMQSGDGEGADDLVLYVWVDAPIEYVSSTKQYTERVGADVFDWEDAWKGDGEVVHVIGRDIIQHHTVFWPAMLRGADYGEPRAVMASGFITLNGQGFSTSRNRAVWADEYLDEGFHPDLLRYYLATNGGFQQDVDFSWERFRERVNNELVGTVGNFAYRSLLFAHREFGGTPDADLSAEVRERIEDAVDEFAAAVNDYSVRKAGDAAVSLAAFGNEYIQQNEPWNLVDDDPERAAQVLRDCVQVSKAVAVLFAPVAPGTCDRLWSQVGGEGSVHDVTVDAALEPPAAEFDAPDELYEKIPEERVEELNAKLEARVEEAEGEDDGDDEGEDDGDAAVDLDPLESERIGFDEFQDLDMRVGEILAAEGIEGADDLARLVVDIGVEERQIVAGIKQLHDLDSLPGTRVVVLANLEPAELFGVESNGMVLAAGEGADLLTTLEDADPGERVR; translated from the coding sequence ATGAGCCACGAGGAGTTCCCCACGGATCGACCGGCGGTGGTGACCTGTGGGTTGCCCTACGCCAACGGCGACCTCCACATCGGCCACCTGCGAACGTACGTCGGCGGGGACGTCTACGCCCGCGCCCTGCGCAAACTGGGACAGGAGACGGCCTTCGTCTCCGGATCGGACATGCACGGGACGCCCGTCGCGGTCAACGCCGAGGAGGCGGGCGTCTCCCCGGAGGAGTTCGCCCTGGAGTGGCACGAGACCTACGCGGAGACGTTCCCGAAGTTCGGCGTCGAGTTCGACAACTACGGTCACACCCACGACGAGACGAACGTCGAACTGACGACCGAGATCGTGCGGGCGCTGGCGGACAACGGCCACGTCTACGAGAAGGAGATCATGGTGGCCTACGACCCCGCCGAGGAGCAGTCGCTCCCGGACCGATACGTCGAGGGGACCTGCCCGTACTGCGGGGAGCGGGCCCGCGGCGACGAGTGCGACGAGGGCTGTGGCCGTCACCTCGAACCCGGGGAGATCGAGGACCCCGAAAGCACCATCACCGGCAACCCCGCGGAGTACCGCGAGCAGACCCACAAGTTCTTCCGCGTCTCGGCGTTCCAGGACTACCTCGCCGAGTTCATCGACCGCCTCGAGGGGACGGCGAACGCGAAGAACCAGCCCCGGGAGTGGATCGAAGGGGAGCTCCGCGACTGGTGTATCACCCGCGACATGGACTGGGGGATCGACTACCCGGAGGGCGAGGAGCCACGCTCCTCGGAAAACCGGATGCAGTCCGGTGATGGCGAGGGAGCGGACGATCTGGTCCTCTACGTCTGGGTCGACGCCCCCATCGAGTACGTCTCCTCGACGAAGCAGTACACCGAGCGCGTCGGCGCCGACGTCTTCGACTGGGAGGACGCCTGGAAGGGCGACGGGGAGGTGGTCCACGTCATCGGTCGCGACATCATTCAGCACCACACCGTCTTCTGGCCCGCGATGTTGCGGGGCGCCGACTACGGCGAACCCCGCGCCGTGATGGCGAGCGGGTTCATCACGCTCAACGGCCAGGGCTTCTCCACCTCGCGCAACCGCGCCGTCTGGGCCGACGAGTACCTCGACGAGGGCTTCCACCCGGACCTCCTGCGGTACTACCTCGCCACCAACGGCGGCTTCCAGCAGGACGTGGACTTCTCGTGGGAGCGGTTCCGCGAGCGCGTCAACAACGAACTCGTCGGGACGGTCGGCAACTTCGCCTACCGATCGCTGCTCTTCGCCCACCGCGAGTTCGGCGGGACGCCCGACGCCGACCTCTCGGCCGAGGTGCGCGAACGCATCGAGGACGCCGTCGACGAGTTCGCCGCCGCAGTCAACGACTACTCGGTACGGAAGGCGGGCGACGCCGCCGTCTCGCTCGCGGCCTTCGGCAACGAGTACATCCAGCAAAACGAGCCGTGGAACCTCGTCGACGACGACCCCGAGCGGGCGGCACAGGTGCTCCGGGACTGCGTGCAGGTGTCGAAGGCCGTGGCCGTCCTCTTCGCGCCGGTCGCGCCCGGCACCTGCGACCGCCTGTGGTCGCAGGTCGGCGGCGAGGGGTCGGTCCACGACGTGACCGTCGACGCCGCGCTCGAACCGCCGGCCGCCGAGTTCGACGCCCCCGACGAACTCTACGAGAAGATCCCCGAGGAGCGCGTCGAGGAACTCAACGCGAAACTCGAAGCGCGCGTCGAGGAGGCCGAGGGCGAGGACGACGGCGACGACGAGGGCGAGGACGACGGCGACGCCGCGGTCGACCTCGATCCCCTCGAATCCGAGCGGATCGGCTTCGACGAGTTCCAGGACCTCGACATGCGGGTCGGCGAGATCCTGGCGGCCGAGGGGATCGAGGGAGCGGACGACCTCGCGCGACTCGTCGTCGACATCGGCGTCGAGGAGCGACAGATCGTCGCGGGCATCAAGCAACTCCACGACCTCGACTCCCTGCCCGGGACGCGAGTGGTCGTGCTGGCGAACCTGGAGCCGGCGGAACTGTTCGGCGTCGAATCCAACGGGATGGTGCTCGCCGCGGGCGAGGGGGCGGACCTCCTGACGACGCTCGAGGACGCCGACCCCGGCGAGCGGGTGCGGTAG
- the pyk gene encoding pyruvate kinase, translated as MRRAKIVCTLGPASDDRATIRELADAGMAVARLNASHGTHEDRAALIERVHEVDAAIDDPLSVMLDLQGPEVRTAPLDDPIHLETDSTVRFVEGDAATPEEIGLSYALGAVDPDDRILLDDGRIEARVTAVDGDVVTARVVSGGELGSRKGVNVPGVDLDLDVVTERDRRDIEVAVERGADFVAASFVRDAADVLAVTDAIENAGGDIPVVAKVERAGAVDNVDEIVAASYGVMVARGDLGVECPLEDVPMVQKRIIGTAQDAGVPVITATEMLDSMVSARRPTRAEASDVANAVLDGTDAVMLSGETAIGDHPVRVVETMDRIVREVEGSAEYDETTEGRVPAAAEESQTEALARAARYLARDLGAAAIVAVSESGYTARATAKFRPSVPVVATTPRDRVRRQLALSWGVDSQYAAYRDDIEGMIDAAVDAAIDAGAAESGDTVVVLTGMMTELEGTNTTNTLKVHVASETVATGRNVVNGRVAGPVFRCPDGDLSNAPEGAIVVLPATFDGQFAGDTGRIGGIVDARPGMTSYAAVIARERGVPMVSGAPLPDEVADGTTVTVNADRGVVYEGDVTPREHQR; from the coding sequence ATGCGACGGGCAAAGATCGTCTGTACACTGGGCCCCGCCTCCGACGACCGGGCGACGATCCGCGAACTCGCGGACGCCGGGATGGCCGTGGCCCGCCTCAACGCGAGTCACGGCACCCACGAGGACCGGGCGGCGCTGATCGAGCGGGTCCACGAGGTCGACGCCGCCATCGACGACCCGCTCTCGGTGATGCTCGACCTCCAGGGTCCGGAGGTCCGGACGGCCCCCCTCGACGACCCCATTCACCTGGAGACCGACTCGACGGTCCGGTTCGTCGAGGGCGACGCGGCGACACCCGAGGAGATCGGGCTCTCCTACGCCCTCGGCGCGGTCGACCCGGACGACCGCATCCTCCTCGACGACGGCCGGATCGAGGCGCGCGTGACGGCCGTCGACGGCGACGTCGTGACCGCCCGCGTCGTCTCCGGGGGCGAACTCGGGAGCCGCAAGGGGGTGAACGTCCCCGGCGTCGACCTCGATCTGGACGTGGTGACCGAGCGCGACCGCCGGGACATCGAGGTCGCCGTCGAACGGGGCGCGGACTTCGTCGCGGCGAGTTTCGTCCGCGACGCCGCCGACGTCCTCGCCGTGACCGACGCCATCGAGAACGCTGGCGGCGACATCCCGGTCGTCGCGAAGGTCGAGCGGGCGGGGGCGGTCGACAACGTCGACGAGATCGTCGCGGCGTCCTACGGCGTGATGGTCGCCCGGGGCGACCTCGGCGTGGAGTGCCCGCTCGAAGACGTGCCGATGGTGCAAAAACGGATCATCGGGACCGCCCAGGACGCGGGCGTTCCCGTCATCACCGCGACGGAGATGCTGGACTCGATGGTCTCGGCCCGGCGGCCGACCCGGGCGGAGGCCTCGGACGTGGCGAACGCGGTGCTCGACGGCACCGACGCGGTGATGCTCTCGGGCGAGACGGCCATCGGCGACCACCCCGTCCGGGTCGTCGAAACGATGGACCGCATCGTCCGGGAGGTCGAAGGGAGCGCGGAGTACGACGAGACGACCGAGGGGCGAGTGCCCGCGGCCGCCGAGGAGTCCCAGACGGAGGCGCTGGCGCGCGCGGCGCGGTATCTCGCCCGCGACCTCGGGGCGGCGGCCATCGTCGCCGTCTCCGAGTCGGGCTATACGGCCCGCGCGACGGCGAAGTTCCGACCGAGCGTCCCCGTCGTCGCGACGACGCCGCGGGATCGGGTCCGCCGCCAACTCGCGCTCTCGTGGGGTGTCGACTCCCAGTACGCCGCCTACCGCGACGACATCGAGGGGATGATCGACGCGGCGGTCGACGCCGCCATCGACGCCGGCGCCGCCGAGAGCGGCGACACCGTGGTCGTCCTCACGGGGATGATGACGGAACTGGAGGGGACGAACACGACGAACACCCTGAAGGTCCACGTCGCCTCCGAGACGGTCGCGACGGGCCGGAACGTCGTCAACGGGCGGGTCGCCGGCCCCGTCTTCCGCTGTCCGGACGGCGACCTCTCGAACGCCCCCGAGGGTGCCATCGTCGTCCTGCCGGCCACCTTCGACGGCCAGTTCGCGGGCGACACCGGTCGCATCGGCGGGATCGTCGACGCCCGGCCGGGGATGACGAGCTACGCCGCCGTGATCGCTCGGGAGCGCGGCGTGCCGATGGTCAGCGGGGCGCCGCTCCCGGACGAGGTCGCCGACGGCACGACCGTGACGGTCAACGCCGACCGGGGTGTCGTGTACGAGGGCGACGTGACGCCGCGCGAACACCAGCGGTGA
- a CDS encoding DUF7312 domain-containing protein produces MSAVPEEDREDDESQWRFALDEVGEDAEPDAPDPIEPETPSLENAAFVLLGVALSILLFYAALAGL; encoded by the coding sequence ATGAGCGCCGTTCCGGAGGAGGACCGCGAGGACGACGAGTCGCAATGGCGGTTCGCCCTCGACGAGGTGGGCGAGGACGCCGAACCCGACGCGCCGGACCCCATCGAACCGGAGACGCCGTCCCTGGAGAACGCCGCCTTCGTCCTCCTCGGGGTAGCCCTCTCGATCCTGCTCTTCTATGCGGCCCTCGCCGGGCTGTGA
- a CDS encoding NfeD family protein, giving the protein MVVATSVLQAGIELGPQTLPLLLVIAGLGLSIAEAMAPGAHFAVLGVALLGAGIVGLLLGPIAGPLVLAVLVLVFGGLALAGYRRFDLYGGAGSGRTSDSNSLRGRTGRVTERVTEGSGEVKLDRGGFNPNYSARALDGEIPVGAEVLVVDPGGGNVLTVASLDEMEDDIDAELARERAATAAEADDGESTGEEESERA; this is encoded by the coding sequence ATGGTCGTCGCCACGAGCGTCCTGCAGGCGGGGATCGAACTCGGTCCCCAGACCCTTCCACTCCTCCTGGTGATCGCGGGGCTCGGCCTGTCCATCGCGGAGGCGATGGCACCGGGTGCACACTTCGCGGTCCTGGGTGTCGCCTTGCTCGGGGCCGGCATCGTCGGCCTGTTGCTGGGACCGATCGCCGGGCCGCTCGTCCTCGCAGTCCTCGTTCTCGTCTTCGGGGGCCTGGCGCTCGCGGGCTACCGCCGGTTCGACCTCTACGGGGGCGCGGGCTCCGGGCGGACGAGCGACTCCAACTCGCTCCGTGGCCGGACGGGACGCGTGACCGAACGGGTGACCGAGGGGTCGGGGGAAGTGAAACTCGACCGCGGCGGCTTCAACCCCAACTACAGCGCCCGCGCGCTCGACGGCGAGATTCCCGTCGGCGCGGAGGTGCTGGTGGTCGACCCCGGCGGCGGGAACGTGCTCACCGTCGCCTCGCTGGACGAGATGGAAGACGACATCGACGCCGAACTCGCCAGGGAGCGAGCCGCGACGGCGGCGGAAGCGGACGACGGGGAGTCAACCGGCGAGGAGGAGTCGGAACGGGCCTGA
- a CDS encoding transcription factor, which yields MAFEELLSDPVIQKYLHELVGPTGMPVAAAPPDGEVTDEELAEELGLELNDVRRALFILYENDLASYRRVRDEDSGWLTYLWTFQYENIPENLEEEMHRLLDALEERLEYERTHEFYLSEPAGIRFEFSEAMEFDFQCPETGAPLEPMDNDDLVEATERRIEELQGELNVEVTR from the coding sequence ATGGCTTTTGAGGAGCTGCTGAGCGATCCGGTGATCCAGAAGTACCTCCACGAACTCGTCGGGCCGACGGGGATGCCGGTCGCCGCCGCGCCGCCGGACGGGGAGGTGACGGACGAGGAACTCGCCGAGGAGTTGGGGTTGGAACTGAACGACGTGCGCCGTGCCCTGTTTATCCTCTACGAGAACGACCTCGCCAGCTACCGCCGCGTCCGCGACGAGGACTCGGGGTGGCTCACCTACCTCTGGACGTTCCAGTACGAGAACATTCCGGAGAACTTGGAGGAGGAGATGCACCGGCTGCTCGACGCCCTGGAGGAGCGTCTCGAGTACGAGCGAACCCACGAGTTCTACCTCTCGGAGCCCGCGGGCATCCGCTTCGAGTTCAGCGAGGCCATGGAGTTCGACTTCCAGTGCCCGGAGACGGGCGCGCCGCTCGAACCGATGGACAACGACGACCTCGTCGAGGCGACCGAACGCCGGATCGAGGAACTCCAAGGCGAACTCAACGTGGAAGTCACCCGCTGA